One window of the Mycobacterium sp. SVM_VP21 genome contains the following:
- a CDS encoding acyl-CoA synthetase, whose protein sequence is MATAQNGLEVLRWGGLETGTVPSPFQIVESTPMYKLRRYFPPDSRPGQPQPGPPVLLVHPMMMSANMWDVTHDEGAVGILHDAGVDPWVIDFGSPDQIEGGMRRNLADHIVGLSQAIDTVAETTGRDVHLAGYSQGGMFAYQTGAYRHSKNIASIIAFGSPVDTLAALPMGLPPNLASGVAGFMADHVFNRLDISGWQARLGFQMMDPLKTAKARMEFLRQLHDREALLPREAQRRFLESEGWIAWSGPAISELLKQFIAHNRMMTGGFAINGQLVTLTDITCPVLAFVGEVDDIGQPAAVRGIRRAAPDAKVFEYLLRAGHFGLVVGSKAAELTWPTVARWVLWQSGMGPQPVGVALMSAQPSEGAKRGVAMTSRIAHGLGEASEVALTLARGAADAMVAAQKSVRTMAVETARTLPRLARLGQINDHTRISLGRIIDEQAADSPDGEFLLFDGRVHTYEAVNRRIDNVVRGLIDVGVRQGVHVGVLMATRPSALVAIAALSRLGAVAVLMPTDGDLLPAARLGGISDIIVDPETLELAGAAARELDCQVLVLGGGEARDLDLPTDIDVVDMEQIDPDAVELPGWYRPNPGFARDLAFVAFGNAAGELVAKQITNFRWALSAFGTASTAALGPNDTVYCLTPLHHESGLLVSLGGAVVGGARIALSRGLNPDRFVAEVRQYGVSVVSYTWAMLGEVIDDPNFVLQGNHPVRLFIGSGMPTGLWNRVTEVFAPAHVVEFFATKDGQAVLANVSGAKVGSKGRPLPGAVDVELAAYDCDHDLILEDERGFVKIAENDEVGVLLAKPRGPIDPSASVKRGVFAPADTWISTEFLFRRDADGDYWLVGGRASSIRTDRGIAFPVVITDALGAVTGVDLAVTYRVPTEGADLVVSAVTVQPGASVTAADLSEAVAALPSGVGPDVIHLVPNLSLSTVYRPVVGALREAGLPKAGRNAWYFDATTRQFKRLTAAVRAELAGGRP, encoded by the coding sequence ATGGCCACCGCACAGAACGGCCTGGAGGTGCTGCGCTGGGGCGGCCTGGAGACCGGGACCGTGCCGTCACCGTTCCAGATCGTTGAGAGCACCCCGATGTACAAACTGCGGCGGTATTTCCCGCCGGACAGCCGACCGGGGCAACCACAGCCCGGACCGCCGGTGCTGCTGGTGCACCCAATGATGATGTCGGCAAACATGTGGGACGTCACCCATGACGAGGGTGCGGTCGGCATTCTGCACGACGCCGGGGTGGACCCGTGGGTGATCGACTTCGGCTCACCGGACCAGATCGAAGGCGGCATGCGCCGCAATCTGGCCGACCACATCGTCGGCCTGAGCCAGGCCATCGACACCGTCGCCGAGACCACCGGGCGTGACGTGCACCTGGCCGGCTACTCCCAGGGCGGCATGTTCGCCTATCAGACCGGGGCATACCGGCATTCGAAGAACATCGCCAGCATCATCGCGTTCGGGTCGCCGGTGGACACCCTGGCCGCGCTGCCGATGGGGCTGCCGCCCAATCTGGCGTCCGGTGTCGCCGGCTTCATGGCCGACCATGTCTTCAATCGGCTCGACATCTCGGGATGGCAGGCGCGCCTGGGCTTCCAGATGATGGACCCGCTCAAGACGGCGAAGGCGCGGATGGAGTTCCTGCGCCAGCTGCACGACCGCGAGGCCCTGCTGCCGCGCGAGGCGCAGCGCCGTTTCCTGGAGTCCGAGGGCTGGATCGCCTGGTCGGGTCCGGCGATCTCGGAGCTGCTTAAGCAGTTCATCGCCCACAACCGGATGATGACCGGTGGTTTCGCCATCAATGGGCAGCTGGTCACGCTCACCGACATCACCTGCCCGGTGCTGGCATTCGTCGGTGAGGTCGATGACATCGGACAACCGGCGGCCGTCCGCGGGATCCGCCGCGCAGCTCCCGACGCCAAGGTCTTCGAATATCTGCTGCGGGCAGGCCACTTCGGCTTGGTGGTGGGTTCCAAGGCCGCCGAACTGACCTGGCCGACTGTGGCGCGCTGGGTGCTGTGGCAGTCCGGGATGGGCCCGCAGCCGGTGGGGGTGGCGTTGATGTCCGCGCAGCCGTCCGAAGGCGCCAAGCGCGGCGTCGCGATGACGTCGCGGATCGCACACGGACTGGGTGAGGCCTCCGAGGTCGCGTTGACGCTGGCGCGCGGCGCCGCGGACGCCATGGTGGCGGCGCAGAAATCGGTGCGCACCATGGCCGTTGAGACCGCGCGCACGCTGCCCCGGCTGGCCCGACTCGGCCAGATCAACGATCACACCCGAATCTCGCTGGGCCGCATCATCGATGAGCAGGCCGCCGACTCACCCGACGGCGAATTCCTGCTGTTCGACGGGCGGGTGCACACCTACGAGGCGGTCAACAGGCGCATCGACAACGTCGTCCGCGGCCTGATCGACGTCGGGGTGCGCCAAGGCGTCCACGTCGGCGTGCTGATGGCCACCCGGCCCAGCGCCCTGGTCGCGATCGCGGCGCTGTCCCGGCTGGGGGCGGTGGCCGTGCTGATGCCGACCGACGGGGACCTGCTGCCCGCGGCTCGCCTGGGCGGCATCTCCGACATCATCGTCGACCCGGAAACCCTTGAGCTGGCCGGCGCGGCCGCCCGCGAACTGGACTGCCAGGTGCTGGTGCTCGGCGGCGGTGAAGCCCGCGACCTGGACCTGCCCACCGACATCGACGTCGTCGACATGGAACAGATCGACCCGGACGCCGTCGAACTGCCCGGCTGGTACCGGCCGAACCCGGGATTCGCCCGCGACCTGGCGTTCGTGGCCTTCGGCAACGCGGCCGGCGAGCTGGTAGCCAAGCAGATCACCAACTTCCGCTGGGCGCTCTCGGCGTTCGGCACCGCGTCGACCGCGGCCCTGGGCCCCAACGACACCGTCTACTGCCTCACGCCGCTGCACCACGAGTCCGGGCTGCTGGTCAGCCTCGGCGGTGCCGTGGTCGGCGGGGCCCGCATCGCACTGTCGCGCGGCCTGAACCCGGACCGATTCGTCGCCGAGGTGCGCCAGTACGGCGTCAGCGTGGTGTCCTACACCTGGGCGATGCTCGGCGAGGTCATCGACGACCCGAACTTCGTCTTGCAGGGCAACCACCCGGTCCGGCTGTTCATCGGCTCCGGCATGCCCACCGGCCTGTGGAACCGGGTCACCGAGGTGTTCGCCCCGGCCCACGTCGTGGAGTTCTTCGCGACCAAGGACGGTCAGGCCGTGCTGGCCAACGTCTCCGGCGCCAAGGTCGGCAGCAAGGGGCGCCCGCTGCCCGGCGCGGTGGATGTAGAACTGGCCGCCTACGACTGCGATCACGACCTAATCCTGGAAGACGAGCGGGGTTTCGTGAAGATCGCCGAGAACGACGAAGTCGGTGTGCTGCTGGCCAAGCCCCGCGGACCGATCGATCCGTCCGCCTCGGTCAAGCGGGGCGTGTTCGCCCCGGCCGACACCTGGATCTCCACGGAGTTCCTGTTCCGGCGCGACGCCGACGGTGACTACTGGCTGGTCGGCGGGCGCGCATCCAGCATCCGCACCGACCGGGGCATCGCGTTCCCGGTGGTCATCACCGATGCTCTCGGTGCCGTCACCGGCGTCGATCTGGCCGTTACCTATCGGGTGCCGACCGAGGGCGCGGACCTGGTGGTGTCGGCGGTGACGGTGCAGCCGGGCGCCTCGGTCACCGCCGCCGACCTCAGCGAGGCGGTGGCCGCGCTTCCGTCCGGCGTCGGCCCCGACGTCATCCACCTGGTGCCGAATCTGTCGCTGAGCACGGTGTACCGCCCGGTGGTGGGTGCGCTGCGTGAGGCCGGGCTGCCCAAGGCCGGACGCAACGCCTGGTACTTCGATGCCACTACCCGGCAGTTCAAACGGCTGACGGCCGCGGTGCGGGCCGAACTGGCCGGTGGTCGCCCATGA
- a CDS encoding Trm112 family protein, which yields MIAQDLLDILVCPADRGPLLLVQRSGVGALYNPRLRRAYRIDDDIPVLLIDEAESVSDDEHALLIAQAGPADPR from the coding sequence ATGATCGCTCAAGACCTGTTGGACATCCTGGTCTGCCCGGCCGACCGCGGTCCGCTGCTGTTGGTGCAGCGGTCCGGTGTTGGCGCGCTGTACAACCCGCGCCTGCGTCGGGCCTACCGCATTGACGACGACATTCCGGTGTTGCTGATCGACGAGGCCGAATCCGTCAGCGACGACGAGCATGCGCTGCTCATTGCCCAAGCGGGCCCGGCAGATCCCCGGTGA
- a CDS encoding ABC transporter ATP-binding protein — MMISSRDEFSASGPAVAIDHLRVVRGKRPVLHDLSVQIAPGTITGLLGPSGCGKTTLMRCIVGTQLITDGRVEVLGHPAGSPVLRHRVGYMPQQATIYDDLRVIDNVRYFAALAGVDSRDADDAIEAVDLPKHRGDYCANLSGGQRARVSLACALVGRPDLLVLDEPTIGLDPVLRAELWQQFSALARRGTTLLVSSHVMDEADHCGDLLLMREGWLLARTTPRRLREETGCRSMEEAFLSIIRRTTAPRAG; from the coding sequence ATGATGATTTCATCGCGTGATGAATTCTCCGCGTCGGGTCCGGCGGTCGCGATCGATCACCTGCGGGTGGTGCGCGGTAAGCGGCCGGTGTTGCACGACCTGTCGGTGCAGATCGCCCCGGGCACCATCACGGGCCTGCTCGGGCCGTCTGGCTGCGGAAAGACCACCCTGATGCGCTGCATCGTGGGCACGCAGCTCATCACCGACGGCCGAGTCGAGGTGCTGGGCCACCCGGCCGGCTCCCCCGTGCTTCGCCATCGGGTCGGCTACATGCCCCAGCAGGCCACCATCTACGACGACCTGCGGGTGATCGACAACGTGCGGTACTTCGCCGCACTCGCCGGGGTCGACAGCCGCGATGCGGACGACGCGATCGAGGCGGTGGACCTGCCCAAGCACCGCGGCGACTACTGCGCCAACCTGTCCGGTGGGCAACGCGCCCGGGTCTCGTTGGCCTGCGCCCTGGTCGGTCGGCCGGACCTGCTGGTGCTCGACGAGCCGACGATCGGCCTGGACCCGGTGCTGCGCGCCGAACTCTGGCAGCAGTTCTCGGCGCTGGCCCGGCGCGGCACCACGTTGCTGGTGTCCAGTCATGTGATGGACGAGGCCGACCACTGCGGCGATCTGCTGCTGATGCGCGAGGGCTGGCTGCTGGCGCGCACCACCCCGAGACGACTGCGAGAGGAGACCGGATGTCGATCGATGGAGGAAGCGTTCCTGTCCATCATCCGGCGCACCACCGCGCCCCGAGCCGGGTGA
- a CDS encoding DNA-3-methyladenine glycosylase, with protein MSAARLAVDPLAAAQRLLGATLTCRGVDATIVEVEAYGGVPNGPWPDPAAHSYRGPTARNAVMFGPPGHLYTYRSYGMHICANVVCGPDGTAAAVLLRAAVIDAGELLVRARRGDAVPGMALARGPGNLCSALGITMEDNGTDLFDPGSPVHLRLGGTLPAQAGPRVGVSQAADRPWRLWAPGMPEVSAYRRSPRAPAPGASD; from the coding sequence GTGAGTGCTGCCCGGCTTGCCGTGGATCCGCTTGCGGCTGCCCAGCGGTTGCTCGGCGCCACTCTCACCTGCCGCGGCGTTGACGCGACGATCGTCGAAGTGGAGGCCTACGGCGGGGTGCCGAACGGCCCCTGGCCGGACCCGGCGGCGCATTCCTACCGGGGCCCCACCGCACGCAACGCCGTGATGTTCGGCCCGCCCGGGCATCTGTACACCTACCGCAGCTACGGCATGCACATCTGCGCCAACGTGGTCTGCGGCCCGGACGGTACGGCCGCCGCGGTGCTGCTGCGGGCGGCCGTGATCGACGCGGGGGAGTTGCTGGTCCGGGCCCGCCGCGGTGACGCTGTGCCGGGGATGGCGTTGGCCCGCGGCCCGGGCAATCTCTGCTCCGCATTGGGAATCACCATGGAAGACAACGGAACCGACTTGTTCGACCCTGGCAGTCCGGTGCACCTGAGGCTCGGCGGGACGCTGCCGGCGCAGGCCGGTCCGCGGGTCGGCGTCAGCCAGGCCGCCGACCGACCGTGGCGGCTGTGGGCGCCCGGGATGCCCGAGGTTTCGGCCTACCGACGCAGCCCGCGGGCACCGGCGCCGGGCGCCTCGGACTGA
- a CDS encoding ABC transporter permease, producing the protein MSIDGGSVPVHHPAHHRAPSRVTGFPQLRPFAATTLRILRQLAGDHRSVAMILAVPSLVITLMYFMFAGAAHPPGTPSPFTAACLILLGLFPLFLMFVITAITMQRERASGTLERILTTPLRRVDLLAAYGTAFSIAAAAQASLACVVAFWLLDFHTVGSPAWVFGIAIINAVLGVGLGLLCSAFARTEFQAVQFIPLVMVPQLLLAGIIVPRAAMPEWLQWVSNAMPASYALEALQQVGTHPQLTGVAVRDIVIVLAFAVAALGLAAVTLRRRTP; encoded by the coding sequence ATGTCGATCGATGGAGGAAGCGTTCCTGTCCATCATCCGGCGCACCACCGCGCCCCGAGCCGGGTGACCGGATTCCCGCAGTTGCGGCCCTTCGCGGCAACCACGTTGCGGATCCTGCGTCAGCTCGCCGGTGACCACCGCAGTGTCGCGATGATCTTGGCGGTGCCCAGCCTGGTCATCACGCTGATGTATTTCATGTTCGCGGGCGCCGCACATCCGCCGGGTACCCCGTCGCCGTTCACCGCCGCGTGCTTGATCCTGCTGGGCCTGTTCCCGCTGTTCCTGATGTTCGTCATCACCGCGATCACCATGCAGCGCGAACGCGCGTCGGGAACCCTTGAGCGCATCCTGACCACCCCGTTGCGCCGGGTCGACCTGCTCGCCGCCTACGGCACGGCGTTCTCGATCGCGGCGGCCGCCCAGGCCAGCCTGGCGTGTGTCGTCGCATTCTGGCTGCTGGATTTCCACACCGTCGGCAGCCCGGCGTGGGTGTTTGGGATCGCGATCATCAACGCGGTGCTCGGTGTCGGCCTGGGGCTGCTGTGCAGCGCGTTCGCCCGCACCGAATTTCAGGCCGTGCAGTTCATTCCGCTGGTGATGGTGCCGCAACTGTTGTTGGCCGGGATCATCGTGCCGCGCGCAGCGATGCCCGAATGGCTGCAATGGGTCAGCAACGCGATGCCGGCCAGCTATGCACTCGAAGCGCTGCAGCAGGTGGGTACCCACCCGCAACTGACCGGTGTCGCGGTGCGCGACATCGTCATCGTGCTGGCGTTCGCGGTCGCTGCGCTGGGACTGGCAGCGGTCACACTTCGGCGACGGACGCCGTGA
- a CDS encoding TetR family transcriptional regulator yields MAAVAHTRKPGRPSGASDNRDKILAAARELFARNGFANTSIRAVAAQAGVDAALVHHYHGTKQQLFAAAVELPIDPMTVLGPLRETPVEQLGRTLPELLLPLWDSHAGTGLIAAMRSMLTGTEVPLARSFFRDIVIAELAPRIDEPAGSGVLRAEFAASQLMGVVVARYIVGLEPIASLPAQDVVAMIAPTVQRYLTGDLPGPLGQ; encoded by the coding sequence ATGGCCGCCGTGGCGCACACCCGTAAACCGGGACGCCCGTCGGGCGCCTCCGACAACCGGGACAAGATCCTGGCTGCGGCCCGAGAGCTGTTCGCCCGCAACGGTTTCGCGAACACCTCCATCCGTGCGGTGGCGGCGCAGGCCGGCGTCGACGCGGCGCTGGTGCATCACTACCACGGCACCAAGCAGCAGCTGTTCGCCGCTGCGGTCGAGCTGCCGATTGACCCGATGACGGTGCTGGGCCCGCTGCGCGAGACACCGGTCGAGCAACTCGGACGCACGCTGCCCGAACTGCTGCTACCGCTGTGGGATTCCCACGCCGGGACGGGTCTGATCGCGGCGATGCGGTCCATGCTCACCGGAACCGAAGTGCCACTGGCACGCTCCTTCTTCCGGGACATCGTGATTGCCGAACTCGCCCCGCGGATCGACGAGCCAGCCGGCTCTGGAGTGCTGCGCGCCGAGTTCGCCGCAAGCCAGTTGATGGGTGTCGTGGTTGCCCGCTACATCGTCGGCCTGGAGCCGATCGCCTCACTACCGGCGCAGGACGTCGTAGCGATGATCGCCCCGACCGTGCAGCGTTATCTCACCGGGGATCTGCCGGGCCCGCTTGGGCAATGA